One Asterias rubens chromosome 1, eAstRub1.3, whole genome shotgun sequence genomic region harbors:
- the LOC117294563 gene encoding transmembrane protein 196-like has protein sequence MTTDTKCTTSAEEQPAVSQITSEEDGAQPPQKERGPSMRVITCFLVILALPHFILGGVSAGTGIILFGRAASTWLAYTVAPIWSGGCIVVCGAFGIASAKHKTAYSILCFTAASVVGVIVCCICIQLLRLGLVDHTTDGQTFIKETMDTTVMVALASAVVSCAFSTVSSITSSLIAWHLKKEEKIRGQRRVLNKEEMIAERQKQLRQQKEQEKKVLDRMEKERNRAGRYHRI, from the exons ATGACTACAGACACCAAATGCACCACATCTGCCGAGGAACAGCCTGCTGTTTCCCAAATAACATCAGAAGAAGATGGCGCCCAGCCCCCTCAGAAGGAGAGAGGCCCTAGTATGAGGGTTATCACATGTTTCCTCGTCATCCTTGCATTGCCCCACTTCATCCTCGGTGGTGTGAGTGCTGGGACAGGTATCATTCTCTTTGGACGGGCGGCATCAACGTGGCTTGCCTATACTGTGGCGCCTATCTGGAGCGGTGGTTGC ATTGTTGTTTGTGGAGCATTTGGAATTGCATCAGCGAAACACAAGACAGCATATTCG ATTCTGTGCTTCACCGCCGCCTCAGTCGTGGGTGTAATCGTGTGTTGCATCTGTATTCAACTATTACGGCTCGGCCTCGTAGATCACACCACGGACGGGCAAACTTTCATCAAGGAGACCATGGATACTACAGTGATGGTTGCTTTGGCATCCGCGGTCGTCTCCTGTGCGTTCAGCACTGTCTCTTCAATTACCAGCAGCCTGATTGCATGGCATCTCAAGAAGGAGGAGAAGATTAGGGGACAACGAAGGGTTCTGAATAAAGAAGAGATGATTGCCGAGAGGCAGAAACAGCTAAGACAG CAAAAGGAGCAAGAGAAAAAAGTACTTGACCGGATGGAAAAGGAAAGAAATCGAGCTGGACGGTACCACCGAATATGA